From one Phragmitibacter flavus genomic stretch:
- a CDS encoding fibronectin type III domain-containing protein codes for MFSVAISRFRRSRPAVRFLLWGLVMMMSTLVHGDVKRRGEEAEKKNKNPIQVPEVRAVGANFIAGGRVEVELVAVVGTLRRVEFVIRDQPQFGSLSEVRPHPRDNNKAFIIYTHQGKDAPTADHFTYACRVDGGPFSAPGRATLTGQKFDPILKVRSQPMFNRIFAGGQIESKVMVENVGAAAFDGKLNWEAPFFGPPDLQVAPGQKLEFVVAFRPDKAGHYRWELPLQTNQDAESVLQFYGDSIPALTVSPGRMFLKWESETRERSAILTLANGRPDMMDVKLRLPKRLQGGDVVTIKPQGREDVRLWLAATDVAEFSEELVIEAAGVTERVLITAEAQPAQLRLVTPTDKWLNFGSVKQREEVEREFTIANHGGQDLLTTLALRPPFAVEELGQTIRLEPGQERRFLVKLDTRAAGKFDVNLEISGASQKAVIKMEAVVTAVALPGAAKAGPAKPNTVRPSVAEASRPKTETSLERPSVAAVSPQMPKAKAPPVAGGSGNPPPLDRKGLVSAMLAMRGMRVDKLEVNPNLEQVNEIQAHGMTQSSLILSWPQTKVKPASWRVEAASNGMKPEENLIVKFWQPISNWSPAEGGDADKISVNVNALRPGLQYEFRVVGVDQEGKVSEPSPSIMVSTLPAWRVPAWVWRVLVAGALGMVFYILFRVRRGDFEFEHKLGI; via the coding sequence ATGTTTTCTGTTGCCATTTCCCGATTTCGAAGAAGCCGCCCAGCGGTGCGGTTCTTGTTGTGGGGTCTGGTCATGATGATGTCGACGTTGGTGCATGGAGATGTGAAACGTCGCGGTGAAGAGGCGGAAAAAAAGAACAAGAATCCGATTCAGGTGCCGGAGGTGAGGGCGGTGGGCGCGAATTTCATCGCCGGCGGGCGTGTGGAAGTGGAGTTGGTGGCGGTGGTGGGAACGTTGCGGAGGGTGGAGTTTGTGATTCGTGATCAGCCGCAATTTGGAAGTTTATCTGAAGTTCGCCCGCATCCGAGGGACAACAACAAGGCTTTCATCATTTACACGCATCAGGGCAAAGATGCGCCAACGGCAGATCATTTTACCTATGCGTGCCGGGTGGATGGCGGGCCGTTTTCGGCACCTGGAAGGGCGACTCTGACCGGACAGAAGTTTGATCCGATTTTGAAGGTGCGTTCACAACCGATGTTCAATCGGATTTTTGCGGGTGGGCAGATTGAGTCGAAGGTGATGGTGGAAAATGTGGGGGCGGCGGCTTTTGACGGGAAATTGAATTGGGAAGCTCCTTTCTTTGGTCCGCCGGATTTGCAGGTGGCACCAGGGCAGAAACTGGAGTTTGTGGTGGCGTTCAGACCGGACAAGGCCGGGCACTACCGTTGGGAACTGCCGTTGCAGACGAACCAGGATGCGGAAAGTGTTTTGCAATTTTATGGGGACAGCATTCCGGCGCTGACGGTGAGTCCGGGAAGGATGTTTTTGAAGTGGGAGAGTGAAACGCGCGAGCGGTCGGCGATTCTGACGCTGGCGAATGGTCGTCCAGACATGATGGATGTGAAGTTGAGGCTGCCCAAGCGTCTGCAAGGGGGCGATGTTGTGACGATCAAACCGCAGGGTCGCGAAGATGTCAGGTTATGGCTGGCGGCGACGGATGTGGCGGAGTTTAGTGAGGAGTTGGTGATCGAGGCGGCGGGTGTGACGGAGCGGGTGTTGATCACGGCGGAAGCGCAGCCGGCACAGTTGCGACTGGTGACTCCGACTGACAAGTGGTTGAATTTTGGTTCGGTAAAGCAGCGTGAGGAGGTGGAGCGCGAGTTTACGATCGCGAATCATGGGGGGCAGGATTTGCTGACGACGCTGGCGTTGCGTCCGCCATTTGCGGTGGAGGAGCTTGGGCAGACGATTCGGCTGGAGCCGGGTCAGGAGCGTCGGTTTTTGGTCAAACTTGACACTCGTGCGGCGGGCAAGTTTGATGTGAATCTGGAGATTTCAGGGGCTTCTCAGAAGGCGGTGATCAAGATGGAGGCGGTGGTGACGGCAGTGGCGCTACCGGGCGCTGCCAAGGCTGGTCCTGCCAAGCCCAACACGGTGCGGCCCAGTGTGGCGGAGGCGAGTCGCCCGAAGACCGAAACCTCCTTGGAGCGGCCATCGGTGGCGGCCGTTTCGCCGCAAATGCCAAAAGCAAAAGCTCCTCCGGTGGCTGGTGGCAGTGGCAATCCGCCGCCGTTGGACAGGAAGGGGCTGGTGTCTGCGATGCTGGCAATGAGAGGGATGCGAGTGGACAAGCTGGAGGTGAATCCCAATCTTGAGCAGGTGAACGAGATTCAGGCGCATGGAATGACTCAGTCGAGCCTCATTTTGTCATGGCCACAGACGAAGGTGAAACCGGCTTCCTGGAGGGTGGAGGCGGCGTCCAACGGCATGAAGCCTGAGGAAAACTTGATCGTAAAATTTTGGCAGCCGATCAGTAACTGGAGTCCAGCGGAAGGTGGCGATGCGGATAAAATTTCGGTGAATGTGAACGCTTTGAGGCCGGGTTTGCAGTATGAATTCCGGGTGGTGGGGGTGGATCAGGAGGGCAAGGTTTCCGAACCATCGCCGTCCATCATGGTATCCACCCTGCCGGCCTGGCGCGTTCCGGCCTGGGTGTGGCGGGTGCTGGTGGCGGGGGCGCTGGGCATGGTGTTTTACATCCTTTTCCGGGTGCGGCGCGGAGATTTTGAGTTCGAACACAAGCTTGGCATTTAA
- a CDS encoding competence/damage-inducible protein A, translating to MKIEIINTGTELLIGDVINTNAAWLGQCFVELGLEVSRSTCVPDGAAIQEALGEACARVDVVIVTGGLGPTMDDVSREGASAVFGLAMDFDDEVLAWLTAFFASRGKPVNEHNKRQAMKPRGAIVMPNAHGTAPGLYLPAELGAARGLNCHVFLLPGPPRELKPMMTEQVVPVLRSLLPDGNSTECRYFKFTGMGESDISMALQGALEAIGGLEIGYCLGKGDVDVRLRGSVAALDEAGTLCREKLGEFLVSDDRRLLEQVVVEKLKEQGQWVATAESCTGGFIASRLTDVSGASGVFGLGLVTYANEAKTRQLGVPSALIEEFGAVSAEVAAAMAEGCLQVSGADHALAVTGIAGPGGGSEGKPVGTVFVALASKGRATEVRRRSYPGGRDRFKMLTSQTALDFLRRRLSGFDLPGE from the coding sequence ATGAAAATTGAGATTATCAATACAGGAACGGAACTGTTGATCGGCGATGTGATCAACACCAACGCGGCTTGGCTGGGACAGTGTTTTGTGGAGCTGGGGCTGGAGGTGTCGCGTTCGACCTGTGTGCCGGATGGGGCGGCGATTCAGGAAGCGCTGGGGGAGGCTTGTGCGCGGGTGGATGTGGTGATTGTGACGGGTGGGTTGGGTCCAACGATGGACGATGTGTCGAGGGAGGGGGCATCGGCGGTTTTTGGGCTGGCGATGGATTTTGATGACGAGGTGCTGGCGTGGTTGACGGCGTTTTTTGCATCGCGTGGGAAGCCGGTGAATGAGCATAACAAACGGCAGGCGATGAAGCCGCGTGGGGCAATCGTGATGCCGAATGCGCATGGAACGGCTCCGGGATTGTATCTGCCGGCGGAGTTGGGGGCAGCGCGCGGGTTGAACTGCCATGTGTTTTTGTTGCCGGGTCCGCCGCGGGAGCTGAAGCCGATGATGACGGAGCAGGTGGTGCCAGTGCTGCGATCACTGTTGCCGGATGGGAATTCGACGGAGTGCCGGTATTTCAAGTTCACGGGCATGGGGGAGTCGGACATTTCGATGGCCCTGCAGGGCGCACTGGAGGCGATTGGGGGTTTGGAGATTGGGTATTGTCTTGGCAAAGGGGATGTGGATGTGCGGTTGCGGGGTTCGGTGGCGGCTTTGGATGAGGCGGGAACGTTGTGCCGGGAAAAACTCGGAGAATTTTTGGTATCGGACGACCGGCGCTTGCTTGAACAGGTGGTGGTGGAGAAGCTGAAAGAACAGGGGCAGTGGGTGGCGACGGCGGAGAGTTGCACGGGCGGGTTCATTGCGAGCCGGTTGACGGATGTGAGCGGGGCATCGGGGGTGTTTGGATTGGGGTTGGTGACGTATGCGAACGAGGCAAAGACGCGGCAACTGGGGGTGCCATCGGCATTGATTGAGGAATTTGGGGCAGTGAGCGCGGAGGTGGCGGCGGCGATGGCGGAGGGGTGTTTGCAGGTGAGCGGGGCGGACCATGCGTTGGCGGTGACCGGGATTGCGGGACCGGGCGGGGGTTCGGAGGGCAAACCGGTAGGGACGGTGTTTGTGGCGCTGGCTTCGAAAGGGCGGGCGACGGAGGTGAGGCGGCGGTCGTATCCGGGAGGGCGTGACCGGTTCAAGATGCTGACCAGTCAGACAGCTTTGGATTTTTTACGGCGTCGCTTGTCAGGGTTTGATCTGCCGGGTGAGTGA
- the rsfS gene encoding ribosome silencing factor, translating to MAKKKSAELSPITDGELMAFAAATYAEDKKAEDIVIMDMRGISPVTDYYVLCTANSMPHLRAVRNELRDRFWEEQTLKPVAADENFESLWIILHYGDVMVHIFHKDRRDFYALEELWGDAPQVEWPLAKAEPEKPKEKVAAVVKKAAAKKSPAKKVAAKKAAAKKAVKKAAKKSTGK from the coding sequence ATGGCAAAAAAGAAATCAGCCGAGTTATCTCCGATCACTGACGGAGAATTGATGGCCTTTGCGGCGGCCACGTATGCAGAAGACAAGAAGGCCGAGGACATTGTCATCATGGACATGCGCGGCATTTCCCCGGTGACCGATTATTACGTGCTTTGCACGGCGAATTCGATGCCCCACCTGCGGGCGGTGCGCAATGAGTTGCGCGATCGTTTTTGGGAGGAGCAGACGCTGAAGCCGGTGGCGGCGGATGAGAATTTCGAGAGTTTGTGGATCATTCTTCATTACGGGGATGTGATGGTGCACATTTTTCACAAGGATCGTCGCGATTTTTATGCGCTGGAGGAGTTGTGGGGCGATGCGCCGCAGGTCGAATGGCCGCTGGCAAAGGCGGAGCCTGAGAAGCCGAAAGAGAAAGTGGCGGCTGTCGTGAAGAAGGCGGCGGCGAAGAAATCACCAGCCAAAAAGGTGGCAGCCAAGAAAGCGGCTGCCAAAAAGGCGGTGAAGAAGGCGGCGAAGAAATCCACTGGCAAATGA
- a CDS encoding exo-beta-N-acetylmuramidase NamZ family protein, whose protein sequence is MPFVWLRRVLMLGSALLMAGCALPSLPSMAPTAGRASQGGPFRLGIDVLAGNRFDLLRGKRVGLICNQTSMSGTGVHTRVLLQRSGVNLTALYAPEHGIDGTIKAGVHVSNRRDAVTGLTVWSLYGPTRKPTPRMLAGIDVLLFDLQDIGSRSYTYISTMALAMDACAETGKEFVVLDRPNPMGGLRVEGPPVEPKWKSFVSQINVPYVHGMTTGELAMMISGEGWCSARPNFRVVRMNGWNRNMVWTDTGLKWYRTSPNIPHANSPIYYVATGMLGGAAAVDVGIGTENPFGYAGGRGVNAAAFTAYCQRLGFSGVSFSPYSRNGFGGVKLGINPRAAANITALDVFMIAELNRLSRGAVLGKMSASQISLFNKVYGSDSLRRDLMRGVSPARIVGSWSGFENSFRSKRQRYLLY, encoded by the coding sequence ATGCCTTTTGTTTGGTTGAGACGAGTTCTGATGTTGGGAAGTGCGCTGTTGATGGCGGGTTGTGCTTTGCCATCATTGCCGTCGATGGCTCCGACCGCTGGGCGGGCATCTCAGGGTGGTCCTTTTCGGTTGGGGATTGATGTGCTGGCGGGGAACCGGTTTGATTTGTTGCGTGGGAAACGGGTGGGGTTGATTTGCAATCAGACCAGCATGTCGGGCACGGGGGTGCATACCCGCGTGCTGTTGCAGAGGTCGGGAGTGAATTTGACGGCGTTGTATGCGCCGGAACATGGGATTGACGGGACGATCAAAGCGGGGGTGCATGTGAGCAACCGACGGGATGCGGTGACGGGATTGACGGTTTGGTCATTGTATGGTCCAACGCGCAAGCCGACGCCAAGGATGCTGGCGGGGATTGATGTGCTGCTTTTTGATCTGCAGGACATCGGGTCGCGAAGCTACACCTATATCAGCACGATGGCGCTGGCGATGGATGCGTGTGCGGAGACGGGCAAGGAGTTTGTGGTGCTGGACCGGCCGAATCCGATGGGCGGGTTGCGGGTGGAGGGGCCGCCGGTGGAGCCGAAGTGGAAGAGTTTTGTGAGTCAGATCAATGTGCCGTATGTGCACGGAATGACGACGGGGGAGCTGGCGATGATGATCAGTGGCGAGGGCTGGTGCTCGGCGCGTCCGAATTTCCGGGTGGTGCGGATGAATGGCTGGAATCGCAACATGGTGTGGACGGACACGGGGTTGAAGTGGTATCGGACTTCGCCGAACATTCCGCATGCGAACTCGCCGATTTATTATGTGGCGACAGGGATGCTGGGTGGCGCGGCGGCGGTGGATGTGGGGATCGGGACGGAGAATCCCTTTGGTTATGCAGGTGGGCGTGGGGTGAATGCGGCGGCGTTTACGGCGTATTGTCAGAGACTGGGATTTTCGGGGGTGTCGTTTTCGCCTTATTCGCGAAACGGGTTTGGCGGGGTGAAGTTGGGGATCAATCCGAGGGCGGCGGCGAACATCACGGCGCTGGATGTTTTTATGATTGCAGAGTTGAACCGGCTGTCGCGGGGAGCGGTGCTGGGGAAGATGTCGGCGTCGCAAATCAGCCTGTTCAACAAGGTGTATGGCAGCGATTCGTTGCGTCGGGATTTGATGCGCGGGGTGTCTCCGGCGCGAATTGTTGGGTCGTGGAGCGGATTTGAGAACAGTTTCCGCTCGAAACGTCAGCGTTATCTGTTGTATTAA
- a CDS encoding TIM barrel protein gives MWPGLVGKEPDTDHPPISLERMLELTVAAEVDGQKFEGVDLFLFHPHTDPDATDDQLKSMADKIAGHGLNVGSLVAPIWPGTVGDTAFGDAEQRKKFVLAVEKACRIGKILNEHGVRKYGVIRIDTAGGPGAFAEDEAGNLQRASETFREAGAVAESYGERLAAEGEICWGGMHSWRTMLKLLEATGLPKTVGFQADLAHTYLYLLGYNAPEDALLQPGYSQAEFDAAYTTMTDALRPWTIDFHVAQNDGSVHGTGSHDRTGRHCVADDPNGKLDITAASGYWLKDAAERGIQHICWDGCMFPNAVLEDAKTWNTILAAMIKVREAHGWS, from the coding sequence ATGTGGCCTGGTCTCGTCGGCAAGGAACCGGATACGGATCATCCACCGATCAGCCTGGAGCGCATGCTCGAATTGACCGTGGCCGCCGAGGTGGATGGTCAAAAATTTGAGGGGGTGGACTTGTTTTTGTTTCATCCGCACACCGATCCTGACGCAACCGACGATCAGCTCAAGAGCATGGCGGACAAGATTGCGGGTCACGGGTTGAATGTGGGTTCGTTGGTGGCGCCGATCTGGCCAGGCACGGTGGGCGATACGGCGTTTGGTGATGCCGAGCAGCGCAAAAAATTTGTGCTGGCGGTCGAGAAGGCCTGCCGCATTGGCAAGATTTTGAATGAGCACGGCGTGCGCAAGTATGGGGTGATCCGTATTGACACGGCGGGTGGTCCGGGAGCTTTTGCAGAAGACGAGGCAGGCAATTTGCAGCGTGCATCGGAGACCTTCCGTGAGGCGGGTGCGGTGGCCGAAAGCTACGGTGAGCGTCTGGCGGCTGAAGGCGAAATTTGCTGGGGCGGGATGCATTCGTGGAGAACGATGCTGAAGCTGCTTGAGGCAACCGGACTGCCGAAGACGGTGGGCTTCCAGGCTGACTTGGCGCATACCTATTTGTATCTGCTTGGCTACAACGCGCCGGAAGATGCGTTGCTGCAGCCGGGTTATTCACAGGCGGAGTTTGACGCCGCTTACACGACGATGACCGATGCTTTGCGTCCCTGGACGATTGATTTCCACGTCGCACAGAATGATGGATCGGTGCATGGCACGGGTTCGCACGACCGCACGGGTCGCCATTGCGTGGCGGATGATCCAAATGGCAAACTGGACATCACGGCGGCCTCCGGCTACTGGCTGAAGGATGCAGCGGAGCGTGGCATTCAGCACATTTGCTGGGATGGTTGCATGTTCCCGAATGCGGTTTTGGAGGATGCGAAGACCTGGAACACCATTCTCGCAGCGATGATCAAGGTGCGCGAGGCGCATGGTTGGAGCTGA